In Alteribacter lacisalsi, a genomic segment contains:
- the yfmH gene encoding EF-P 5-aminopentanol modification-associated protein YfmH gives MNKQTFDQLKETLYHEKLDNGLDVYILPKAGFNKTFATFTTKYGSIDNHFIPLGEKEAVKVPDGIAHFLEHKLFEDEDGDVFQLFSKQGASANAFTSFTRTAYLFSSTSKVMENLTTLLDFVQKPYFTEESVEKEKGIIGQEIKMYDDNPDWRGYFGLISNLYEYHPVKIDIAGTIESINEVTKDLLYTCYETFYHPNNMLLFIVGNVDAEEMMTLVKENQSGKEFAEPERIQRFFEAEAPEVDQAEQTIEMNVKTGKCLTGFKERSPDRQGKDLLRHELSINILLEMMFGQSSKNYETLYEEGLIDDTFSFDYSGELGFGFSVIGGDTAEPEQLSERIKSMVVEFTSKSLDEETVESVRKKKIGFFLRSLNSPEYIANQFTRYQFNDMNLFDVIPVLESLTVDDLQEAMTEHFKPDTQFSKCLVKPKGGA, from the coding sequence ATGAATAAACAGACCTTTGATCAGCTCAAGGAAACCCTGTACCACGAAAAGCTGGACAACGGCCTTGACGTCTATATCCTTCCTAAAGCCGGTTTTAATAAAACATTTGCCACTTTTACAACAAAGTACGGATCCATTGATAATCACTTCATCCCCCTTGGAGAGAAGGAAGCGGTGAAGGTGCCCGATGGTATTGCCCACTTCCTTGAGCACAAGCTGTTTGAAGATGAAGACGGGGATGTGTTCCAGCTTTTCAGTAAGCAGGGGGCGTCCGCAAACGCATTCACCAGCTTTACACGCACGGCTTATCTGTTTTCAAGTACGTCCAAAGTGATGGAGAATCTGACCACACTTCTGGATTTCGTGCAGAAGCCTTACTTTACAGAAGAGAGCGTGGAAAAAGAAAAGGGCATTATCGGCCAGGAGATTAAAATGTACGATGATAATCCGGACTGGCGCGGTTATTTTGGCCTGATCAGCAACCTGTATGAATACCACCCTGTAAAGATTGATATAGCGGGAACAATTGAGTCGATCAACGAAGTCACCAAGGATCTTCTCTACACGTGCTACGAGACCTTTTATCACCCGAATAACATGCTTTTGTTTATCGTGGGCAACGTGGATGCCGAAGAAATGATGACGCTTGTAAAGGAGAACCAGTCAGGAAAGGAATTTGCAGAACCTGAACGGATCCAGCGTTTCTTTGAAGCAGAAGCGCCTGAGGTGGATCAGGCTGAGCAGACCATCGAGATGAACGTAAAAACCGGCAAATGCCTGACCGGATTTAAGGAACGCTCACCGGACAGACAGGGGAAAGATCTTCTGCGTCATGAACTTTCTATAAATATCCTGCTTGAAATGATGTTTGGCCAGAGTTCAAAAAATTATGAAACCCTATACGAGGAAGGGCTGATTGATGATACGTTTTCCTTTGATTATTCCGGTGAGCTCGGCTTTGGATTTTCGGTGATCGGCGGGGACACAGCCGAACCGGAGCAGCTTAGCGAGCGTATCAAGTCCATGGTTGTGGAGTTTACGTCGAAGTCACTTGACGAGGAAACAGTGGAATCCGTGCGGAAAAAGAAAATCGGTTTCTTCCTTCGGTCACTGAATTCTCCTGAATATATTGCCAATCAGTTTACCCGCTACCAGTTCAATGACATGAATCTGTTCGATGTGATTCCGGTTCTTGAATCCCTTACTGTGGATGATCTTCAGGAAGCGATGACCGAGCACTTTAAACCTGATACTCAGTTCAGCAAGTGCCTTGTTAAACCGAAAGGCGGGGCATAG
- a CDS encoding helix-turn-helix domain-containing protein codes for MSELGLRLKSAREELGLSLEELQVKTKIQKRYLSAIEEGEFSRLPGEFYARAFVKSYAEAVGLEPELLLEEHSAELPGRKQEPADLPPRVNRKKASTKKGVKKSSSKMSSFVNTVIIIVIAAVLLTIAVIFFQNQAQDGAVQRETSSGDFDDSQSVADQEEDNTAEDETSENETEDTSEGADLEGEQEEPAQGQELEQNVEDISGFNSIVSVANTEEFNVRVEISGTAWLQLSDGDGDIFTENEYAEGDEFTYDLTETGTIEVNTGYAPNIQVFVNGELIQWPIDPGAQDRQRMTINYQPAS; via the coding sequence TTGTCAGAATTAGGACTGCGTTTAAAATCTGCCCGTGAAGAGCTCGGATTGTCACTGGAAGAGCTCCAGGTGAAAACCAAAATCCAGAAACGTTACTTGTCAGCGATCGAAGAAGGCGAATTCAGCCGGCTGCCCGGAGAATTCTACGCCAGGGCTTTTGTAAAAAGCTACGCAGAGGCAGTAGGTCTGGAACCGGAGCTTCTTCTTGAGGAGCACAGCGCCGAACTGCCCGGACGCAAGCAGGAGCCCGCTGATCTTCCGCCTCGGGTAAACCGGAAAAAAGCCAGTACAAAGAAAGGCGTCAAGAAAAGCTCCTCGAAGATGTCATCTTTTGTTAATACCGTCATCATCATCGTAATTGCTGCGGTTCTATTAACCATAGCGGTCATTTTCTTTCAGAATCAGGCACAGGATGGAGCGGTTCAGCGGGAAACATCCAGCGGTGACTTCGATGACAGTCAGAGTGTGGCAGACCAGGAAGAAGACAATACAGCCGAAGATGAAACATCCGAAAACGAAACAGAGGATACATCCGAAGGTGCTGATCTTGAAGGAGAGCAGGAAGAGCCGGCTCAGGGGCAGGAACTGGAGCAGAATGTTGAGGACATTTCCGGCTTTAATTCCATCGTCAGTGTTGCCAATACTGAGGAATTCAATGTGCGTGTTGAAATTTCCGGAACCGCATGGCTGCAGTTGAGTGATGGGGATGGGGACATATTTACCGAAAATGAGTATGCTGAAGGGGATGAATTCACTTACGATCTTACTGAAACTGGTACAATTGAGGTAAATACCGGGTATGCGCCGAACATCCAGGTCTTTGTGAATGGAGAATTGATCCAATGGCCGATTGACCCTGGTGCCCAGGACCGCCAGCGAATGACGATTAACTATCAGCCGGCCTCCTGA
- the ymfI gene encoding elongation factor P 5-aminopentanone reductase has translation MSQRALITGASGEIGRAAALRLARDGYRLVLHYNENKSGIDQLVSQLERSGCTEPLTVQADLVSPGGPAKVIAAAQDPVDVIIHNSGKSYTGLVQDFSPEQVSDALRLGLSAPYEITNALLPGMLHQKKGKIIVISSIWGLTGASCEVLYSMIKGGLNAYVKALAKELGPSGIQVNAVAPGLVDTSINSHLSRDEASELAAEIPAGRPGTPEEIAEAVSFLASPGASYISGQVLSVNGAWYC, from the coding sequence GTGTCACAGCGTGCTCTCATTACCGGAGCCAGCGGTGAAATCGGCAGAGCAGCCGCTCTTCGCCTCGCCCGGGACGGGTACCGGCTTGTACTTCATTATAATGAGAACAAATCAGGGATCGATCAGCTTGTGAGTCAACTCGAAAGATCAGGCTGCACAGAACCGCTCACGGTTCAGGCCGATCTGGTTTCACCAGGCGGCCCGGCGAAAGTGATCGCGGCAGCACAGGATCCGGTTGATGTGATTATTCATAACAGCGGGAAAAGCTATACCGGACTGGTTCAGGATTTTTCACCTGAACAGGTATCAGATGCCCTGCGTCTCGGTCTATCAGCTCCTTATGAAATAACAAACGCTCTTCTGCCGGGGATGCTTCATCAGAAAAAAGGAAAAATCATTGTGATCTCTTCCATCTGGGGCCTTACAGGCGCCTCCTGCGAAGTCCTGTATTCTATGATTAAAGGCGGCTTGAACGCCTATGTCAAAGCCCTTGCCAAAGAACTCGGACCTTCAGGCATCCAGGTTAATGCCGTAGCACCTGGACTTGTGGATACCTCAATCAACAGTCACCTAAGCCGTGACGAGGCGTCTGAGCTGGCTGCGGAGATTCCGGCAGGCAGACCCGGCACTCCGGAAGAAATTGCAGAAGCTGTCTCATTTCTGGCTTCACCCGGTGCTTCATACATCAGCGGTCAGGTTCTTTCTGTTAACGGAGCGTGGTACTGCTGA
- the yfmF gene encoding EF-P 5-aminopentanol modification-associated protein YfmF, protein MKAINVNEFTHGPVNVHVIQSDTYKTNTLVLHIRAALTEEDHTLRALLPLVLQSGSADYPTRKQIRQKLDDLYGATLTGDVNKKGENHLISFKLEAANEKYLKDSTPLLENAFQMMTSVISNPLIENGAFKESVIKSEKRNLKQRIQSVYDDKIRYANMRLNEEMCKNEPYGLFVYGSEEQLDNITGEDLYDYYKRVVNEDAMDLYVVGDVETEEIKNLVSKHFTLPERQEKPAESGDEKAAAGNVEEKEIFEEQDLKQGKLHLGYRTNITYQDDDYFALQLFNGLFGGFSHSKLFINVREKASLAYYAASRVESHKGLLMVMSGIETGNYDKAVKIIREQMEAMKNGEFEEDQLEQTKSVLKNQLLETMDAPRGLVELMYHNELGGKKRSLDDWIPGIDAVTKEDVVRVANEAQLDTVYFLKGTEGGSDE, encoded by the coding sequence ATGAAGGCCATTAACGTAAATGAGTTTACACACGGACCTGTTAACGTCCACGTAATCCAGTCAGATACGTATAAAACAAACACACTGGTATTACATATCCGGGCAGCCCTGACAGAAGAAGACCATACTTTAAGAGCGCTGCTTCCCCTTGTACTTCAGAGCGGTTCAGCAGATTATCCGACAAGAAAGCAGATCCGCCAGAAACTTGACGACCTCTACGGTGCTACTCTGACTGGAGATGTGAACAAGAAAGGTGAAAACCACCTGATTTCATTTAAGCTCGAAGCAGCGAATGAAAAATATCTGAAAGACAGTACGCCTCTGCTGGAAAATGCTTTTCAGATGATGACCTCTGTTATTTCAAACCCGCTGATTGAAAATGGTGCCTTCAAAGAGTCGGTTATTAAAAGTGAGAAGCGTAATTTAAAACAGCGGATCCAGAGCGTATATGATGATAAAATCCGTTATGCGAACATGCGGTTAAATGAAGAAATGTGCAAGAACGAACCATACGGTCTGTTTGTTTACGGGTCTGAGGAACAGCTTGACAATATTACGGGTGAGGACCTGTATGATTATTACAAACGTGTTGTAAACGAAGATGCGATGGATCTTTACGTTGTCGGGGATGTGGAGACTGAAGAAATCAAAAATCTGGTATCTAAGCACTTCACCCTTCCTGAACGGCAGGAAAAGCCGGCTGAATCAGGCGATGAAAAAGCCGCAGCAGGAAACGTTGAAGAAAAGGAAATTTTTGAAGAGCAGGATCTCAAACAGGGGAAACTTCACCTTGGCTACCGGACAAATATTACGTATCAGGATGACGACTACTTTGCGCTTCAGCTGTTTAACGGCCTGTTCGGCGGTTTTTCACATTCGAAACTGTTTATTAATGTCCGTGAAAAAGCGAGTCTCGCTTATTATGCTGCTTCCCGGGTCGAAAGTCATAAAGGTCTATTGATGGTGATGTCGGGTATTGAAACCGGAAACTACGATAAAGCCGTCAAAATCATCCGTGAGCAGATGGAAGCGATGAAAAACGGGGAATTTGAAGAAGATCAGCTAGAACAGACAAAATCTGTACTCAAAAACCAGCTGCTTGAAACAATGGATGCCCCAAGAGGTCTTGTGGAACTGATGTACCACAACGAACTTGGCGGAAAAAAACGTTCCCTGGACGATTGGATTCCAGGTATAGACGCTGTAACGAAAGAAGATGTGGTCCGTGTAGCCAATGAGGCACAGCTGGACACAGTTTACTTCCTAAAAGGAACGGAGGGCGGTTCAGATGAATAA
- a CDS encoding DUF3243 domain-containing protein gives MSVLDNWDQWKHFLGDRLEQGKHEGMNSQVVSEVAYQVGEYLAEQVEPKNEQEAVLADLWKVASEEEQHAIANMMVKLVQEK, from the coding sequence ATGAGTGTATTGGATAACTGGGATCAGTGGAAACATTTCCTCGGCGACCGTCTTGAGCAGGGGAAGCATGAAGGAATGAACAGTCAGGTTGTTTCGGAAGTGGCCTACCAGGTTGGCGAATATCTTGCCGAGCAGGTTGAACCGAAAAACGAACAGGAAGCAGTTCTTGCAGACCTCTGGAAAGTGGCTTCTGAAGAAGAACAGCACGCCATTGCGAACATGATGGTAAAACTTGTTCAGGAAAAGTAA
- a CDS encoding DUF3388 domain-containing protein, whose amino-acid sequence MDKKEWYLEYQIHENRPGLLGEIASLLGMLRINIVTINGVEHRRRGMLIRSESDEAIERLTFIMKTMDIITLRKIREPKLRDRLAVRHGRYIERDEDEKKTFRFVRDELGLLVDFMAELFKKDGHRLIGIRGMPRVGKTESVVAASVCASKRWSFLSSTLLRQTIRSQLADDEFSENHIYIIDGIVSTMRASEKHRMLVSEIMRLPATKVVEHPDIFIRETEYSLDDFDYIIELRSDEAEEITYEAVDSGFSSFDIS is encoded by the coding sequence ATGGATAAAAAGGAATGGTACCTTGAATATCAGATACATGAGAACCGTCCGGGACTTCTGGGAGAGATCGCTTCCCTCCTTGGTATGCTTAGGATAAATATTGTCACTATCAATGGCGTTGAGCACAGAAGAAGAGGTATGTTGATCCGGAGCGAGAGTGACGAAGCTATCGAGCGGCTCACGTTTATTATGAAAACAATGGACATCATTACCCTCAGAAAAATCAGAGAGCCCAAGCTGCGGGACCGCCTTGCTGTCCGCCATGGACGATATATTGAACGTGACGAAGATGAAAAGAAAACATTTCGGTTCGTCCGGGACGAACTCGGGCTTCTAGTTGATTTCATGGCGGAACTGTTTAAAAAAGACGGCCACCGTCTGATTGGGATCCGGGGGATGCCGAGAGTGGGTAAGACCGAATCTGTCGTGGCAGCAAGTGTCTGTGCAAGCAAACGCTGGTCGTTTCTTTCTTCCACCCTGCTCAGACAGACGATTCGGAGTCAGCTGGCGGACGACGAATTTTCAGAGAACCACATTTATATTATTGACGGCATTGTCTCTACGATGAGAGCATCAGAGAAGCACCGGATGCTCGTGTCAGAGATTATGCGGCTGCCTGCAACCAAGGTAGTGGAACACCCTGACATCTTTATCCGGGAAACAGAGTATTCACTTGATGATTTTGATTACATTATTGAATTGAGAAGCGATGAAGCAGAAGAAATTACATACGAAGCGGTAGATTCCGGTTTTTCATCCTTTGATATCAGCTAG